From the Candidatus Bathyarchaeia archaeon genome, one window contains:
- a CDS encoding NosD domain-containing protein: MPGNYSKIQEAIENAVEGTIIYVDEGIYYEYLTIKKTVYLIGVVNKTILFNVNGQVSIKIIANNVVVSGFIVNTSLPASDGIYVFRSNCVVVRDNVIVNHRNGIYLRYSSNNLLENNLVMRNDIGIHIYDSTNNTLRSNIMIKNMINIRIWGSPLSHFRHNIDETNKVDGKSVYYLVDQQDRVIAGDVGFVGLVNCSNIVVRDVNIKNNFAGVLLVYTNNCIISNSTFIENERGIYLLSSHKNVISNNVVESNQWSGFSLIASTNNSISSNTIYNNRYGLYFSVGTYISREQTLTSKFNIVESNIIVENIYGLFLDNATCNVFRYNFFENNSLAIYLVYSNTNMFEGNNLRFSKQAAVKIENANGNCFYHNNFVKNNVQVICHSECINMWDNGYPVGGNYWDTNPELVDFYNGAMQDMVGSDGICDKPFIVEESCKNTDNYPLAAPLMSFKLVLDGTLHYINIISNSIVLFFHCDFTYGVLFNLTVKSNLDASNFCKIIIPKRVLNNSYKYELAILVDGANISKVFRLEDEQFMYLYVTFNGSFKMQNILIHVISEFKFESLAPSCYLLLTLTLIFLIKRKILGFLNIKNYSSSRGLKRIVALTLYTLNMSYRAHLSKSVQSRKENNSR; encoded by the coding sequence GTGCCTGGAAATTACAGTAAAATACAGGAAGCCATCGAGAACGCTGTGGAGGGTACCATCATTTATGTTGATGAGGGCATCTACTATGAGTACTTGACGATTAAAAAAACTGTGTACTTGATAGGTGTCGTCAATAAGACCATATTATTTAACGTTAACGGCCAAGTTAGCATAAAGATAATTGCTAATAATGTTGTCGTGTCAGGCTTTATTGTTAATACCTCATTACCAGCATCTGATGGAATTTATGTATTTAGATCAAACTGTGTTGTTGTTAGGGATAATGTGATAGTCAATCACAGGAATGGAATATATCTGCGTTATTCCTCCAACAACTTGTTAGAAAACAACTTGGTCATGAGAAATGACATTGGGATTCACATTTATGATTCCACCAATAATACTCTAAGGTCAAACATTATGATTAAGAATATGATAAACATTAGGATATGGGGATCCCCCCTATCACATTTTAGACATAATATTGATGAAACAAACAAGGTTGATGGAAAGTCAGTCTACTACTTAGTTGATCAACAAGATAGGGTGATCGCTGGAGACGTGGGGTTCGTTGGCTTAGTTAATTGTTCTAATATCGTTGTTCGCGACGTTAACATTAAAAATAACTTTGCTGGTGTTCTTCTAGTGTATACAAATAATTGTATAATATCAAATTCTACCTTTATAGAAAATGAGCGTGGTATTTATTTACTGTCTTCTCATAAAAATGTCATCAGCAATAACGTGGTTGAGTCAAATCAGTGGTCTGGTTTCTCGCTTATTGCTTCAACAAACAATAGCATCTCTTCAAACACTATTTATAATAATAGATATGGCTTGTACTTTTCTGTTGGAACATACATATCTCGTGAACAAACCCTTACATCCAAATTTAACATTGTTGAAAGCAACATAATTGTTGAAAATATTTATGGTCTTTTTTTAGATAATGCAACATGCAACGTGTTTCGTTATAACTTCTTCGAAAATAATTCGCTTGCAATTTACTTAGTATACTCGAATACGAACATGTTTGAAGGCAACAATTTACGTTTTAGTAAACAAGCAGCTGTCAAAATCGAAAACGCAAATGGAAACTGTTTCTATCATAACAATTTTGTTAAAAACAACGTTCAAGTCATTTGCCATTCTGAATGTATCAATATGTGGGATAATGGGTACCCCGTTGGCGGAAATTACTGGGACACAAATCCCGAGTTAGTGGATTTCTATAATGGTGCTATGCAAGACATGGTTGGAAGTGACGGTATATGTGACAAACCCTTTATTGTGGAAGAAAGTTGTAAAAATACTGATAATTACCCGCTTGCAGCCCCTTTAATGAGCTTTAAACTAGTGCTGGATGGAACCCTCCATTACATAAATATCATTAGTAACTCTATAGTATTATTCTTTCATTGTGACTTCACATATGGTGTACTTTTTAATCTTACAGTTAAAAGTAATCTTGATGCGTCCAACTTTTGTAAGATCATAATTCCCAAGAGGGTGCTAAATAACAGCTATAAATATGAATTAGCAATACTTGTCGATGGAGCAAACATATCAAAAGTTTTCAGATTAGAAGATGAACAATTTATGTACCTTTATGTCACATTCAATGGCAGTTTTAAGATGCAGAACATCCTCATTCACGTGATTTCAGAATTTAAATTTGAAAGTCTCGCGCCATCATGCTACCTCCTCCTCACCTTAACTTTAATCTTTTTGATAAAAAGAAAGATTTTGGGCTTTCTTAACATTAAAAATTACAGCAGTTCCAGGGGCTTAAAAAGAATTGTTGCACTGACACTATATACGCTGAACATGTCGTATAGGGCACACCTATCTAAATCCGTTCAGTCTAGAAAAGAGAATAACTCAAGATAA
- a CDS encoding NosD domain-containing protein yields the protein MESIDRPMYAKVKVVRRLLFALGITLFLIILSLFQNVGYKVKAIDEVYFTPYNQFGYADVVFYVDIVFNPILFPSYWLKGIGVIKGNVSIKYLPESYHSGEFGGPIWGLKESDRYDTYVMSLVVRGLWTNALLILLIILPVEATVFREFYLVIFSGIAGFTIGDFYGSIVGAVIGFIIVVIIRIYLNNLVEVLRELKSSVVKIESITTTVTLSLLLYILACTPTLTQLPKAYCANGNVSVQQMINEALPGTVLRIPAGIYYENVIVNKSVTLLGEFNKTIIDGSKVGDVFRICAPNVALINLTIQGSGYGMAAIRAENLVNITIASNIIRSSHYGVFFKNCSLSVICNNFMENNNLAVWFESSKYINFTHNCLVWNYGQAVTVYSCTNMLLFKNIIKNNPAYGIYFDKTSQSTVSANNISYVCEGIVLNQSCNNNLISNSISETGPYGIYLNHSCVNVIKYNDLAVNEIALKLWGSYGNVVLNNNLLKNKFGIMLWYSGGNTLANNTLCNNLWSVGVYGRYLNDFVNEFDLSNTVDGAQVYYWVSKNGGRIQGNVGFIAVVNSTNVSIERVNIKNNFQGILLAFTNFTLIDNVELTSNWHGLFLVNSHNNKVLRSNIISNISHFYIHNSSGNFFYHNNFVGEKRYYVYNSKNFWDSGYPKGGNFWSWHNSSDYYMGERQNELGSDGIFDTSLPINDDLDRYPLVNPVIVIRLENFNSSITISLSGVASLSLSFFPHDAMLRLFVALEICETACRIMIPKLLLWSNGDWQVLLNDEQTNYTIFEDNEYTYVYLRIYQGFNKISVIGEGAISENLSALSLTLIWLTIFLRVFYSSRLKPRSPFPSTAEYYETCPGYKDNNYDYHI from the coding sequence TTGGAAAGCATCGACCGACCTATGTATGCTAAAGTAAAAGTAGTTAGAAGGTTACTTTTTGCTCTTGGAATAACTCTGTTCTTGATTATTCTAAGCTTATTTCAAAATGTTGGATACAAAGTCAAGGCAATTGATGAAGTTTATTTCACTCCATACAATCAATTTGGCTATGCAGATGTAGTTTTTTATGTAGACATAGTTTTCAATCCAATCTTGTTTCCAAGTTACTGGCTTAAAGGGATAGGTGTTATCAAGGGTAATGTCTCCATTAAGTACCTTCCAGAATCTTATCATTCTGGGGAATTCGGGGGACCTATATGGGGCCTGAAAGAAAGTGATCGTTACGATACGTATGTAATGTCGCTTGTAGTGCGTGGTTTGTGGACTAACGCGTTACTTATCTTGCTGATTATTCTACCTGTTGAAGCTACTGTTTTCAGAGAATTTTACCTGGTAATCTTTTCCGGCATAGCTGGATTTACAATCGGAGATTTTTATGGTTCGATTGTTGGTGCCGTGATAGGGTTCATTATTGTAGTAATCATTCGAATTTATTTAAATAACCTGGTCGAGGTTTTACGCGAACTTAAAAGCTCTGTAGTGAAGATAGAATCTATAACTACCACAGTAACTCTATCATTATTGTTATACATACTTGCGTGTACACCTACATTAACCCAACTGCCAAAAGCTTATTGTGCTAATGGTAATGTTTCTGTACAACAGATGATTAATGAAGCGTTGCCCGGAACGGTGCTCAGAATACCCGCGGGAATTTACTATGAAAATGTAATAGTAAACAAAAGCGTTACTCTGCTGGGAGAATTCAATAAAACCATAATAGATGGCTCTAAAGTGGGCGACGTATTTAGAATATGTGCACCTAATGTGGCATTGATCAACCTAACGATCCAGGGTAGCGGTTATGGAATGGCGGCGATTCGTGCCGAGAACTTGGTTAATATTACAATAGCTTCCAACATAATAAGGTCAAGTCACTATGGAGTATTCTTCAAAAATTGTAGTCTTTCTGTAATTTGTAACAATTTCATGGAAAATAATAACTTGGCTGTATGGTTTGAATCCTCGAAGTATATAAATTTCACGCACAATTGTCTTGTTTGGAACTATGGACAAGCTGTGACCGTTTATAGTTGTACAAATATGCTTTTATTTAAAAACATAATAAAAAACAATCCGGCGTATGGAATATATTTTGATAAAACGAGCCAAAGCACAGTATCAGCGAATAACATTTCATATGTCTGTGAGGGGATAGTCCTAAACCAGTCTTGCAACAATAACTTGATTTCCAATTCAATCTCAGAAACAGGACCTTATGGAATTTATTTAAATCATTCATGTGTAAACGTCATAAAATATAACGATTTGGCCGTAAATGAAATTGCCCTCAAACTTTGGGGCTCTTACGGCAATGTTGTTTTAAATAATAACTTACTAAAAAATAAGTTTGGGATAATGTTATGGTATTCCGGCGGAAACACGCTGGCTAACAATACCTTGTGTAATAACCTATGGAGCGTAGGGGTGTATGGGCGTTATCTTAATGATTTCGTTAATGAGTTTGACCTTTCAAATACGGTTGATGGGGCCCAAGTATACTACTGGGTCTCAAAAAACGGTGGTAGAATACAAGGCAATGTTGGTTTCATTGCCGTTGTAAACTCAACAAACGTTTCGATCGAGAGAGTAAACATCAAAAATAACTTTCAAGGAATATTGCTCGCTTTCACTAATTTTACATTAATTGATAATGTGGAACTAACATCAAACTGGCATGGTCTATTTCTTGTTAACTCTCATAATAATAAAGTTCTAAGAAGCAATATTATTTCAAATATTTCCCACTTTTATATCCATAACTCAAGTGGCAACTTTTTTTATCATAACAATTTTGTTGGAGAAAAAAGATACTACGTGTACAACTCAAAGAATTTTTGGGATTCTGGATATCCGAAGGGCGGGAATTTCTGGAGTTGGCATAATAGTTCGGATTATTACATGGGTGAACGACAAAACGAACTCGGTAGTGATGGGATTTTTGATACGTCACTTCCTATCAACGACGATTTAGATCGATATCCACTAGTTAATCCCGTAATAGTAATTCGTTTGGAAAACTTCAACTCGTCCATCACAATTTCGTTATCTGGTGTTGCGTCGCTTAGTCTTTCTTTCTTTCCACATGATGCAATGTTACGTTTATTTGTTGCATTGGAAATCTGTGAAACTGCTTGTCGAATAATGATCCCAAAGCTACTATTATGGAGCAATGGTGATTGGCAAGTACTTCTCAATGACGAACAAACAAACTATACAATATTCGAAGATAATGAATATACTTACGTCTACTTGAGAATTTATCAAGGATTTAATAAAATTTCAGTTATCGGTGAAGGCGCTATTTCTGAGAATCTAAGTGCTCTTTCGCTAACACTCATCTGGTTAACAATTTTTCTGCGGGTATTTTACTCTTCGCGTCTTAAACCTCGATCTCCTTTTCCCTCCACTGCTGAATATTATGAGACTTGCCCCGGTTATAAGGATAATAATTATGATTATCACATTTGA
- a CDS encoding ATP-dependent DNA ligase codes for MLYSEIAEVYEKIEATTKRLEMTDLLVGLLKKTPKEIIDKVVYLTQGRIYPEFVKLEIGVAERLAIKALAHASGWPESEIEEDLKKTGDIGETAQNFIARKKQITFFQRPLTVQRVYETFDKMARASGPGAIDTKITLLAGLLADAKPKEAKYIMRTVTGNLRLGIADMTVLDALAIAYGGGKETRELVERAYNISSDLGKVAKVLAEEGLESVKKFKVVVGNPIRPMLAERLSSPEEILEKLGGKCIAEYKYDGERIQAHKRGDEITLFSRRLEDISDQYPDAIELLRRHVLAKEAIVEAECVAIDPDTGEMRPFQELMHRRRKYGIEKAMEEYPVSLFMFDVLYVDGKDLTLEPYPVRRKTLESIIQEGERVKLAKSIITSNIKELENFFLEAIENGCEGLMCKSTAPDSIYQAGARGWLWIKYKRDYKSEMTDTVDLVVVGAFHGRGKRAGTYGALLLAAYNPENDTFETVCKCGTGFTDEDLAKLPEIMKKHVIPHKHPRVNSLIEADVWFEPKIVIEVLGAEITLSPIHTCALNTIRQGNGLAIRFPRFTGNYRLDKAAEDATTTKEIAEMYQKQLKRIAES; via the coding sequence TTGCTATACTCTGAAATTGCCGAAGTTTACGAGAAGATTGAGGCTACCACCAAAAGGCTTGAAATGACCGACCTGCTAGTGGGCTTGCTCAAAAAAACACCCAAAGAGATAATTGACAAGGTCGTTTACCTTACACAGGGAAGAATTTATCCAGAATTCGTTAAGCTTGAAATAGGTGTGGCTGAAAGGCTCGCCATAAAAGCGCTTGCCCATGCTTCCGGATGGCCGGAAAGTGAAATTGAAGAGGACCTAAAGAAGACCGGCGACATAGGCGAGACAGCCCAGAACTTTATAGCCCGCAAAAAACAGATAACCTTCTTTCAAAGGCCCCTAACCGTTCAAAGAGTATACGAAACCTTTGACAAGATGGCAAGGGCCTCCGGTCCCGGCGCCATCGACACAAAAATAACACTTTTGGCCGGTCTTCTAGCCGACGCCAAGCCTAAAGAGGCCAAGTATATTATGCGAACGGTCACCGGAAACCTTCGTTTGGGAATCGCAGACATGACGGTGCTGGACGCCTTGGCAATAGCCTATGGAGGCGGCAAGGAAACCCGTGAACTCGTGGAACGCGCCTACAACATCTCATCCGACCTTGGAAAAGTCGCCAAGGTCCTCGCCGAGGAAGGCCTTGAAAGCGTCAAAAAGTTCAAGGTTGTGGTGGGCAACCCAATTAGGCCCATGCTGGCTGAAAGGCTTTCCTCACCGGAGGAGATCCTCGAAAAGCTCGGCGGAAAATGCATAGCCGAATACAAATATGATGGTGAACGCATCCAAGCCCACAAGAGAGGAGATGAAATCACCTTATTCTCGAGAAGGCTTGAGGACATTTCTGACCAGTACCCAGATGCCATAGAACTCTTGAGGAGACACGTGCTGGCCAAGGAAGCTATCGTGGAGGCTGAATGCGTAGCTATAGACCCGGACACAGGCGAGATGAGGCCTTTCCAAGAGCTTATGCACCGTCGACGCAAATACGGCATAGAAAAAGCCATGGAAGAATATCCAGTCTCACTTTTCATGTTCGACGTCCTCTATGTGGACGGAAAAGACTTGACGCTCGAGCCCTACCCAGTAAGACGGAAAACCCTCGAAAGCATAATCCAGGAAGGCGAAAGAGTAAAACTTGCCAAATCCATAATCACCAGCAACATAAAAGAACTCGAAAACTTCTTCCTAGAAGCCATAGAAAATGGCTGCGAAGGCTTAATGTGCAAATCAACGGCCCCAGACTCCATATACCAGGCAGGCGCAAGAGGATGGCTCTGGATAAAATACAAACGCGACTACAAAAGCGAAATGACAGACACCGTAGACCTCGTCGTAGTCGGCGCCTTCCACGGAAGAGGAAAACGCGCCGGAACCTACGGCGCACTATTACTGGCAGCCTACAACCCAGAAAACGACACCTTCGAAACAGTATGCAAATGCGGAACAGGATTCACAGACGAAGACCTAGCAAAACTACCAGAAATCATGAAAAAACACGTCATACCCCACAAACACCCAAGAGTAAACTCGCTAATAGAAGCAGACGTATGGTTCGAACCAAAAATAGTCATAGAAGTCCTGGGTGCAGAAATAACCCTAAGCCCCATCCACACATGCGCCCTAAACACCATACGCCAAGGAAACGGCCTAGCCATACGCTTCCCACGCTTCACAGGCAACTATAGGCTCGATAAAGCGGCAGAAGACGCCACAACCACAAAAGAAATAGCAGAAATGTACCAAAAACAACTTAAAAGAATCGCTGAAAGCTAA
- a CDS encoding creatininase family protein: MRSFRGLALKMRSYYMGELTWVDVQEFLKKHKTAIVPVGSCEQHGPHLPLDTDTYDAFWLSLRAAERAQCALVAPPIYHSVSLHHMDFPGTITLSPQTLEQTAYEIGLCLTKHGFTRILFENGHGGNIPALEAAAQRIKAETGAFIAIDTISLIPDFIEQHIETPYDAHAGEFETSTSLANREHAVVKERITKPKLTPPKSKYTKIGLKEAGPKVLWVFRTREISNTGVIGDPTKASKEKGEKAWQLAIERLADLLTKLDKM, from the coding sequence ATGAGAAGTTTTAGGGGATTAGCCTTGAAAATGCGAAGCTACTACATGGGTGAGCTCACATGGGTTGACGTGCAGGAATTTCTCAAAAAACATAAAACCGCCATCGTTCCTGTGGGAAGCTGCGAGCAGCATGGACCCCACCTTCCGCTGGACACCGACACCTATGACGCCTTCTGGCTTTCGTTGAGAGCTGCTGAGAGGGCCCAATGCGCCCTTGTCGCTCCACCAATATATCATAGCGTTTCACTGCATCACATGGACTTTCCGGGAACAATAACGCTGAGCCCGCAAACCCTCGAGCAGACAGCCTACGAAATAGGCTTATGCCTAACCAAACATGGATTCACAAGAATATTGTTCGAAAACGGTCACGGAGGAAACATCCCAGCCTTGGAGGCCGCAGCCCAGAGAATAAAAGCCGAAACAGGTGCCTTCATAGCCATAGACACGATCAGCCTCATACCCGACTTCATAGAACAACACATAGAAACACCCTACGACGCTCACGCTGGAGAATTTGAAACTTCCACAAGCTTGGCGAACCGGGAACATGCCGTTGTCAAAGAGCGAATCACAAAGCCGAAGCTGACACCGCCAAAGTCAAAATATACAAAAATCGGATTAAAAGAGGCTGGGCCAAAGGTTTTATGGGTCTTCAGAACGAGGGAAATAAGCAACACCGGCGTCATTGGCGATCCAACAAAGGCATCCAAAGAAAAAGGCGAGAAGGCATGGCAGCTCGCCATAGAGAGGCTAGCGGACCTTTTAACAAAACTTGACAAAATGTAG
- a CDS encoding nitroreductase family protein, with amino-acid sequence MDVFEAIKGRRSIRAYKETDVPDEIIEKLIEAARWAPSAGNIQPWEFVIVRNPETKRRLAEAALGQTFIEEAPVVIVVCADERRSASGYGARGRTLYCIQDTAAAIQNIHLAAYALGLGTCWVGAFKEEEARKILEIPEGVRPVAIIPVGYPAESPPPRSRRPLKQIIHYEKF; translated from the coding sequence ATGGATGTTTTCGAGGCTATTAAAGGACGCCGCAGCATTAGAGCCTATAAAGAAACCGATGTCCCAGATGAAATCATCGAAAAACTAATTGAAGCTGCCAGATGGGCACCGTCTGCCGGAAACATCCAGCCATGGGAGTTCGTCATTGTACGAAACCCTGAAACAAAAAGGAGGTTGGCTGAAGCCGCCTTGGGCCAAACATTCATCGAAGAGGCTCCGGTGGTCATTGTTGTATGCGCCGATGAAAGGCGTTCAGCAAGCGGCTACGGGGCAAGGGGCAGAACCCTCTACTGTATTCAGGACACGGCTGCCGCCATACAAAACATCCACTTAGCAGCCTATGCTCTAGGCTTGGGCACATGCTGGGTAGGAGCCTTCAAAGAGGAGGAAGCGAGAAAAATCTTGGAAATTCCGGAGGGTGTGAGGCCGGTTGCCATAATCCCCGTCGGCTATCCGGCTGAGTCTCCGCCCCCTAGGAGTAGGAGACCGCTAAAACAGATAATCCACTATGAGAAGTTTTAG
- a CDS encoding Nif3-like dinuclear metal center hexameric protein, giving the protein MNTEEIMELALELSGLKEIPEDSAIYISGEKIRRALVCIDAGPAELLLAKQLGFDVVVAHHPAGGKAILNFPKVFRKHVQQMVEAGVPRKVAEEAVSEKLEQLEVEAHRQNYLHAIDFAKLLGMPFMNVHNPLDIIGRQRIIKQLNNKLNKDSTLEDVVSALMELPEFKNAQTKIRICLGKPENKAGRVVVSHGAGTNGGYEVAKTYFQHGIDTVIYIHISPVDLEKLKAEGKGNLIVTGHIASDSLGINPFVRELKRRGVSVATVGVVEG; this is encoded by the coding sequence TTGAATACCGAGGAGATTATGGAACTGGCGCTGGAGCTTTCAGGCTTGAAGGAAATCCCGGAGGACAGCGCCATATACATTAGCGGAGAAAAAATCAGAAGAGCTTTAGTCTGCATAGATGCTGGACCAGCAGAGCTTCTGCTAGCCAAACAATTAGGCTTCGACGTGGTTGTAGCGCACCACCCAGCGGGCGGGAAAGCTATCCTCAATTTCCCAAAAGTTTTCAGGAAACATGTCCAGCAAATGGTTGAAGCCGGCGTCCCTAGGAAGGTTGCGGAAGAAGCCGTGAGCGAAAAACTTGAGCAGCTTGAAGTGGAAGCGCATAGACAGAACTATTTGCATGCCATTGATTTCGCCAAACTTTTAGGAATGCCCTTTATGAACGTGCACAACCCCCTCGATATTATCGGAAGACAGAGAATAATTAAACAGCTTAACAACAAATTGAATAAAGATTCAACATTGGAGGATGTTGTTTCCGCTTTAATGGAACTCCCGGAATTCAAAAACGCCCAAACAAAAATTAGAATATGCCTTGGAAAACCGGAAAACAAGGCCGGGAGAGTTGTTGTTTCCCATGGAGCGGGCACAAACGGGGGCTACGAGGTTGCAAAAACGTACTTTCAACATGGCATTGACACGGTGATATACATTCACATAAGTCCGGTGGACCTGGAAAAATTGAAGGCAGAAGGAAAAGGCAATTTAATCGTCACGGGGCATATCGCCAGCGATTCTCTGGGTATAAATCCATTTGTAAGGGAGTTGAAGAGGAGAGGAGTTTCTGTAGCCACAGTCGGGGTTGTTGAAGGCTAA
- a CDS encoding ABC transporter permease subunit → MPKKLVERLDRLSSKSTVKYGVYLTAVVLFFALILIPPILGIVIKWKTMQEIFGNPELLTRALNAVRNSFVIAVFVSALDVVAGIPMAWLIARGKSGWMNVLDALADVPFIVPTAVLGYSLLLFWHKPEGISALFGGSLVSPGWLLVALLHFTFSYPVVVRVIVGALLDYKIEYEQAARTLGAPPFTTARTVTLGIIKPSLIASFILAFARSISETGATMMVAGAFENGPIFIQNTKDVYVGATVFVSLILIVISCLIFAAVRYLGGRFRLPMKGAWPTIERKISYSTATFFRNGVTLSIFFAIVLVPSLFAALPAFEALPTDVFSKALSGVPPWNDYWQSLILSYSLGATVTILNVIIGLPMAIIVARKRLGSVSSVLNVLVDIPIIVPSVALGVSLRFFWKETVAFIPEILLLIFAHLAITYPYFVRSMAAAVERISLELEEASRTLGAKPLCVFRTIVFPLTKYSMFSGAIMVFTRSVSETGATLAVTKLKTAPVVLVDWVKGKVAVSPLEIGLGCGFLILISFIILLALRLVIRGKGRY, encoded by the coding sequence TTGCCGAAAAAACTCGTGGAGCGGCTGGATAGGCTTTCCTCGAAGTCAACGGTTAAATATGGAGTTTATCTGACCGCTGTCGTGCTTTTTTTCGCTTTGATTTTGATCCCGCCCATTCTAGGCATAGTAATCAAGTGGAAAACGATGCAGGAGATCTTTGGCAACCCTGAGCTTTTAACCCGCGCTTTGAATGCTGTGCGGAATTCGTTTGTTATAGCGGTGTTCGTGTCGGCCTTGGATGTGGTGGCGGGAATTCCCATGGCTTGGCTCATTGCCCGGGGCAAGTCGGGGTGGATGAATGTCCTTGATGCGCTTGCCGACGTTCCCTTTATAGTACCGACGGCCGTTCTTGGCTATTCGCTTCTTCTTTTCTGGCATAAGCCCGAGGGAATTTCAGCCCTATTCGGCGGTTCGCTTGTGTCGCCCGGATGGCTTCTTGTGGCTTTGCTCCACTTCACGTTTTCCTATCCCGTTGTTGTAAGGGTTATTGTTGGTGCACTGTTGGACTATAAAATTGAGTATGAGCAGGCTGCGAGAACCTTGGGTGCACCGCCGTTCACAACGGCCAGAACAGTTACGCTTGGAATAATAAAGCCCTCACTGATTGCATCCTTCATTTTGGCTTTTGCAAGATCCATCTCTGAAACTGGAGCCACGATGATGGTGGCTGGAGCTTTCGAAAATGGTCCCATATTTATTCAGAACACGAAGGATGTTTATGTTGGAGCCACGGTGTTTGTAAGTCTAATCCTCATAGTGATTTCATGTCTAATCTTTGCTGCAGTTCGATATCTTGGTGGACGGTTTAGGTTGCCAATGAAGGGGGCTTGGCCAACCATAGAGAGGAAGATTAGCTATTCAACGGCGACGTTTTTCAGAAATGGCGTCACGCTCTCAATCTTCTTTGCCATAGTCTTGGTTCCCTCGCTTTTCGCTGCACTTCCAGCCTTTGAGGCTCTTCCAACAGATGTTTTTTCAAAGGCTTTATCCGGTGTCCCGCCTTGGAATGACTACTGGCAAAGCCTTATCTTATCGTATTCGCTGGGGGCAACGGTGACAATCTTAAATGTCATCATAGGATTGCCTATGGCCATAATTGTTGCAAGGAAGCGTCTGGGAAGCGTCTCGTCGGTTTTAAATGTGCTTGTGGACATTCCAATAATTGTTCCCTCAGTGGCGCTCGGCGTGTCTCTGCGGTTTTTCTGGAAGGAAACCGTAGCATTCATACCGGAAATTTTGCTCCTCATCTTTGCACATCTGGCCATAACATACCCCTATTTTGTTAGGTCTATGGCCGCCGCCGTTGAAAGGATAAGCCTAGAACTGGAAGAGGCTTCGAGGACTTTGGGAGCCAAGCCTCTATGCGTTTTTAGGACCATAGTGTTCCCCTTAACCAAGTATTCCATGTTTTCAGGAGCCATAATGGTTTTCACCAGAAGCGTAAGTGAAACAGGCGCCACGTTGGCGGTTACCAAGCTTAAAACCGCTCCGGTGGTTTTGGTCGACTGGGTTAAGGGTAAGGTTGCGGTTTCACCTTTAGAAATTGGCTTGGGATGCGGTTTCTTAATATTAATCTCCTTTATAATCTTACTGGCGTTAAGGCTTGTCATCAGGGGCAAGGGAAGGTACTGA